The Corynebacterium suranareeae genome window below encodes:
- a CDS encoding type IV toxin-antitoxin system AbiEi family antitoxin domain-containing protein, which yields MRTAKELIRMKYSRRKINSLVKEGKLYRVLRGVYSMDPPSGEVVWSAIRLVRPGALLDGKSAVEVYQGVPLSLPLRVRVSTSNVLRGSANVVARRSQRITGVVHRGFRVVSLVDAIATCLEEKSSDLGDLRRLVEQRYQSGSGVNQMKHDLKALKTRRKKQLREFLEECIYGTDSGLEKKLVYELRDAGFKTRQNVMVEGYRWDIQVVGVALIDVDSRKYHQANGRNFIIDRWKSNEALVQGHVPLRFTDDCVNYAPGEIIKLVKQIAEFKRKHPRKRVKTQGVGPVFKWHNALVLP from the coding sequence ATGCGGACGGCGAAGGAGTTGATCAGGATGAAGTATTCGCGTCGGAAGATCAACAGTCTGGTGAAAGAGGGGAAGTTGTATCGCGTGCTTAGGGGTGTGTATTCGATGGATCCGCCATCAGGGGAGGTGGTGTGGTCGGCGATTCGGCTGGTCAGGCCGGGTGCTCTGTTGGATGGGAAGTCGGCGGTGGAGGTTTATCAAGGTGTGCCGTTGTCGTTGCCGCTGCGGGTGAGGGTGAGTACGTCGAATGTGTTGAGGGGATCTGCGAATGTGGTTGCCCGAAGGTCACAGCGAATAACTGGGGTGGTTCATCGGGGGTTTCGGGTGGTGTCGTTGGTGGATGCTATCGCAACGTGTTTGGAGGAAAAGAGCTCTGACCTTGGTGATCTGCGGAGGTTAGTGGAGCAGCGGTATCAGTCAGGTAGTGGTGTGAACCAGATGAAGCATGATCTGAAGGCGTTGAAAACTCGGAGGAAGAAGCAGCTGAGGGAGTTTTTGGAGGAGTGCATTTATGGCACGGATAGTGGTCTAGAGAAGAAGTTGGTCTATGAGTTGCGGGATGCTGGGTTTAAGACCAGGCAAAACGTGATGGTGGAAGGCTATCGGTGGGATATTCAGGTGGTGGGGGTGGCGTTGATTGATGTCGATAGCAGGAAGTATCACCAGGCGAATGGGCGGAATTTCATCATTGATCGCTGGAAGAGCAATGAAGCCCTGGTACAAGGCCACGTGCCGTTGAGGTTTACGGATGATTGTGTAAATTATGCGCCGGGGGAGATCATTAAGCTGGTGAAACAGATCGCGGAGTTTAAGCGGAAGCATCCGCGCAAGAGGGTGAAAACCCAAGGTGTTGGGCCGGTGTTTAAGTGGCACAACGCCTTGGTTTTACCTTAA
- a CDS encoding ThiF family adenylyltransferase — MKNLDIARYRRQIMLGEIGQQKQQSLFDATVSVVGAGGLGSPALLYLAGAGVGHIHIIDDDLVDLSNLHRQVIHTTAGVGTPKAESARDAMLALNPDIKVTVSVTRLTWENALSELSGSDVILDGSDNFDTRHLASWAAAKLGIPHVWASILGFDAQLSVFHAGHGPIYEDLFPTPPPPGSVPSCSQAGVLGPVVGVLGSAMAMEALKIITGVGTPLIGKLGYYSSLDGTWEYIPVVGSPEVLERVLGSSGVSPASSEELDVPRVSSLVDGVELIDVREPSEFSAYSIPGAHNVPLSAIREGTVPDAVSAGKEVIVYCAAGVRSAQAIAILESAGYTNMSSLDGGIEGWLDSLR; from the coding sequence ATGAAAAACCTCGACATCGCACGCTACCGCCGCCAAATCATGCTCGGCGAAATCGGCCAACAGAAACAACAATCGCTTTTCGACGCCACGGTCTCCGTCGTCGGCGCCGGCGGCCTCGGCTCACCCGCCCTACTTTACCTCGCTGGAGCTGGCGTCGGCCACATTCACATCATTGACGATGACCTCGTAGACCTCTCAAACCTCCACCGCCAAGTCATCCACACCACCGCTGGAGTCGGCACACCCAAGGCTGAGTCCGCCCGCGACGCCATGCTGGCGCTGAATCCTGACATTAAAGTAACAGTTTCGGTCACGCGTTTGACATGGGAAAACGCACTGTCTGAGCTGTCAGGATCCGACGTAATTTTGGACGGCTCCGACAACTTCGACACCCGACACCTCGCCTCCTGGGCCGCCGCCAAACTTGGTATCCCCCACGTGTGGGCCTCCATCTTAGGTTTCGACGCCCAACTCTCCGTCTTCCACGCCGGCCACGGCCCCATCTACGAAGACCTCTTCCCCACCCCACCTCCACCAGGATCTGTCCCCTCATGCTCCCAAGCAGGGGTTTTAGGGCCAGTCGTAGGTGTGCTGGGTTCCGCGATGGCTATGGAAGCACTGAAAATCATCACCGGTGTGGGCACGCCCTTGATCGGAAAACTTGGCTACTACTCTTCCCTCGACGGCACCTGGGAATACATCCCCGTCGTCGGCTCACCGGAGGTATTAGAACGGGTGCTTGGGTCTTCTGGGGTTTCTCCGGCTTCTTCTGAGGAACTCGATGTTCCTCGCGTTTCCTCTTTGGTTGACGGCGTAGAACTGATAGACGTCCGCGAACCATCCGAATTCTCCGCCTACTCCATCCCAGGCGCCCACAACGTTCCACTTTCTGCCATCCGCGAAGGCACAGTCCCCGACGCTGTTTCTGCAGGTAAAGAAGTAATTGTGTACTGCGCAGCCGGTGTCCGCTCCGCCCAAGCCATCGCCATTTTAGAATCCGCCGGCTACACCAACATGAGCAGCCTCGACGGTGGCATCGAAGGATGGCTGGACTCCTTAAGGTAA
- a CDS encoding molybdenum cofactor biosynthesis protein MoaE, with protein sequence MNTDPAYVAAQTGKLIDAFITSDPLEPLLSDAKTAVLTDAMGALVTFEGIVRDHDGGARVSSLDYTAHPTADQVIKDVAAAVVAKHPRTRLWTAHRTGALKIGDAAFLVLAASAHRGDAFAACSELADIVKAQVPIWKEQTRLDGSTDWVGL encoded by the coding sequence ATGAACACTGATCCCGCCTACGTTGCCGCACAAACCGGCAAGCTCATCGACGCATTCATCACCTCCGACCCGCTAGAGCCGCTGCTTTCCGACGCCAAAACCGCCGTCCTCACCGACGCCATGGGCGCGCTTGTCACCTTCGAAGGCATCGTCCGCGACCACGACGGCGGCGCCCGCGTGTCCTCCCTCGATTACACCGCGCATCCCACCGCTGACCAGGTAATTAAAGACGTGGCTGCCGCTGTAGTTGCTAAACATCCACGCACCCGCCTGTGGACCGCACACCGCACCGGGGCCTTAAAAATCGGCGACGCAGCCTTCCTCGTGCTCGCCGCCTCCGCCCACCGCGGCGACGCTTTTGCCGCCTGCTCTGAACTCGCCGACATCGTCAAAGCCCAGGTCCCCATCTGGAAAGAACAAACACGCCTCGACGGCTCCACCGATTGGGTCGGCCTATGA
- a CDS encoding MogA/MoaB family molybdenum cofactor biosynthesis protein, with translation MTALVIVASTRAAAGVYEDRSGPILVNWLRSKGFDTPDAVIVADADLPAYLDTLEFPQVVLISGGTGLTPDDITVDTLLPRLDKEIPGIAHAFWAHSMNAVPTAVLSRTVAGTIGRSFIMALPGSTGAARDATAVLDPLINHITQTLQGHHEH, from the coding sequence ATGACGGCCCTGGTTATCGTTGCGTCCACGCGCGCGGCGGCCGGAGTGTATGAGGACCGCTCTGGGCCGATCCTGGTGAACTGGCTGCGTTCCAAGGGTTTTGATACGCCTGATGCTGTCATCGTGGCGGACGCCGACTTGCCTGCATACCTGGACACGCTGGAGTTTCCGCAGGTAGTGCTCATTTCTGGGGGCACTGGCCTCACACCTGACGACATCACCGTGGACACGTTGCTGCCGCGTTTAGACAAAGAAATCCCCGGCATTGCGCATGCTTTTTGGGCTCACAGTATGAATGCCGTGCCCACTGCCGTGCTATCGCGCACCGTCGCAGGCACCATCGGCCGCAGTTTTATCATGGCGCTGCCCGGTTCCACAGGTGCCGCGCGCGATGCCACCGCAGTCCTCGACCCCCTCATCAACCACATCACCCAAACTTTGCAAGGCCACCATGAACACTGA
- the moaC gene encoding cyclic pyranopterin monophosphate synthase MoaC, with amino-acid sequence MSELTHVRADGSAHMVDVTGKNETSRTAVAEGFVRMRGDVVKQLFSAGLPKGDALPVARIAGIMGAKKTPDIIPLCHPLPLGKITVDFFELKDGVRIEASVKTRGVTGVEMEALTAVSTAALTVYDMIKAVDKMAVIDGIRVLSKSGGKSGDWSVQ; translated from the coding sequence ATGAGCGAGCTTACCCACGTTCGAGCAGACGGTTCGGCACATATGGTGGATGTGACGGGCAAAAATGAAACCTCGAGGACTGCTGTTGCGGAGGGGTTTGTGAGGATGAGGGGGGACGTCGTAAAGCAGCTTTTTAGCGCCGGCCTGCCTAAAGGCGACGCGCTGCCTGTAGCGCGGATTGCGGGTATCATGGGTGCGAAGAAGACGCCGGACATTATTCCTTTATGCCACCCGTTGCCGTTGGGCAAGATTACTGTTGATTTTTTTGAGCTTAAAGACGGTGTTCGGATTGAGGCTTCGGTGAAAACTCGTGGGGTTACGGGCGTGGAAATGGAGGCGTTAACGGCCGTGAGCACAGCGGCGCTGACGGTGTATGACATGATCAAGGCTGTTGACAAAATGGCTGTGATTGATGGCATTCGTGTGCTGTCGAAATCCGGCGGTAAATCTGGCGACTGGTCTGTGCAATGA
- a CDS encoding molybdopterin molybdotransferase MoeA — protein MSRSPEEHLAEIKALLPTPEPELVNLEQAHGRRTFSAITAAWDSPRFDNSQMDGFALAPSHLSGGTFSVGPTIPAGHDPDTLYPRGLGKDIAPIMTGARLPKNTAAVIAVEKTKPGHFDAQQVEIPATPQKQFMRLQGSDIAAGEEIIPAGTVLNSVHLGVLASQSKKSVEVYKKPRVLIVTGGSEISEKLGAATIPDANGPLLRALCRRNNIDVITGLKTNDDPQRLRFDLEQAIDQYQPDAIITSGGISHGKFEVFRQILENTPEAWFGHVDQQPGGPQGISVFQDVPVISLPGNPISTLVSFTLFVAPALNHQPLCSSHAHITETVHGLKDNREQFLRGILSHQSGKLIVTPLLGTSSHLLVQAATANCLIRIPARTTVEENSLVQIYPFD, from the coding sequence ATGTCGCGTTCGCCGGAGGAACACTTGGCAGAAATTAAGGCGCTACTGCCAACACCTGAACCAGAGCTGGTGAATCTGGAACAGGCACATGGGCGTCGCACTTTTTCGGCGATCACTGCGGCGTGGGATTCCCCACGTTTTGATAATTCACAAATGGACGGCTTCGCGCTTGCACCTAGTCACCTCAGCGGCGGCACATTCTCAGTCGGTCCCACCATCCCTGCAGGCCACGACCCAGATACGCTGTACCCACGCGGGCTGGGAAAAGATATCGCACCAATTATGACAGGTGCACGCCTGCCTAAAAATACAGCTGCAGTCATTGCTGTCGAGAAAACCAAACCAGGACATTTCGATGCCCAACAGGTAGAAATACCTGCCACCCCACAAAAACAATTCATGCGGTTGCAGGGCTCGGATATTGCAGCCGGTGAGGAAATCATCCCTGCGGGTACTGTTTTAAATTCTGTGCACCTGGGAGTTTTGGCAAGCCAGTCCAAGAAAAGCGTCGAGGTATATAAGAAACCGCGCGTGCTAATCGTTACCGGTGGATCGGAAATTTCCGAAAAACTTGGCGCCGCCACCATTCCCGATGCCAACGGCCCACTTCTTCGTGCACTGTGCAGGCGCAACAATATCGACGTCATCACAGGGCTTAAAACAAATGACGATCCCCAGCGCTTGCGATTCGACCTAGAACAAGCCATTGACCAGTATCAACCTGATGCGATCATTACGTCAGGAGGTATTAGCCACGGCAAGTTTGAGGTGTTTAGGCAAATTCTGGAAAACACTCCTGAGGCTTGGTTTGGGCACGTTGATCAACAACCTGGTGGGCCACAAGGTATCTCAGTATTTCAGGATGTTCCTGTCATTTCATTGCCCGGCAACCCGATCTCCACATTGGTGAGTTTCACGTTGTTTGTCGCCCCAGCGCTTAACCACCAACCGCTTTGCAGCTCTCACGCGCACATCACTGAAACCGTCCACGGTCTGAAGGATAACCGTGAGCAATTCCTGCGCGGAATCTTAAGCCACCAAAGCGGAAAGCTGATTGTCACTCCACTGTTAGGCACCAGCTCTCACCTGCTGGTTCAGGCAGCAACTGCTAATTGTCTGATCCGTATCCCGGCGCGGACTACGGTGGAGGAAAACTCTCTTGTGCAGATTTACCCATTTGATTAA
- a CDS encoding ABC transporter permease, which yields MALAQTKDRHTQRARRAENHILPGWLLIPATFAMLLIIGPIFALLLQIPWARSWELLTSPESLQTARLSIATALFSTVVCALVGFPLALALHLYERSFPKMTSVLTVLVYAPLVLSPVVSGLALTFLWGRRGILGSWLDQIGLPIAFTTTAVVFTQVFVALPFFISTVTTAVRGIPKQFEEIAATEGATKWEIMHKMIIPLAMPGIFTGMILGFARALGEYGATLTFAGNIAGVTRTIPLHIELGLSSNDMDKALGAVIMLLAVYVLIIGAIGALRMYSKVRKV from the coding sequence ATGGCTTTGGCACAAACTAAAGATCGCCACACTCAAAGGGCACGCAGGGCTGAGAATCACATTCTCCCAGGGTGGCTGCTCATCCCTGCCACCTTTGCGATGCTGCTGATCATCGGCCCCATCTTTGCCCTCCTTCTGCAAATCCCATGGGCTCGCTCCTGGGAGTTATTAACCTCTCCGGAGTCTTTGCAAACAGCCAGGCTGTCCATCGCCACTGCACTGTTTTCCACCGTGGTGTGCGCATTGGTGGGGTTCCCGTTGGCGTTGGCGCTGCATTTGTATGAGCGTTCATTCCCCAAAATGACCTCGGTTCTTACCGTGTTAGTGTATGCGCCACTGGTGTTATCGCCGGTTGTATCTGGTTTAGCGTTGACATTTTTATGGGGCAGGCGCGGCATCTTAGGGTCGTGGCTTGATCAAATTGGCTTGCCGATCGCATTTACCACCACCGCTGTGGTTTTTACCCAAGTGTTTGTGGCGTTGCCGTTTTTCATCTCCACGGTCACGACCGCTGTTCGGGGTATTCCGAAACAGTTCGAAGAAATCGCAGCCACTGAGGGCGCAACCAAGTGGGAAATTATGCACAAGATGATCATTCCGCTGGCCATGCCCGGTATTTTCACCGGCATGATCTTAGGTTTCGCCCGGGCTTTAGGTGAATACGGTGCCACACTTACTTTTGCCGGAAATATCGCAGGCGTTACCCGCACGATCCCACTACACATCGAACTTGGTTTGAGTTCCAATGACATGGACAAAGCCCTAGGAGCAGTGATCATGCTCTTGGCCGTTTACGTACTTATCATTGGTGCCATCGGAGCTTTACGCATGTATTCCAAGGTGAGAAAGGTTTAG
- the modA gene encoding molybdate ABC transporter substrate-binding protein produces MNQGIRRAFYSFATISAGISLAACSSSDTASNSTSSTAEAPGSTSSSDATGVSGTASVFAAASLTNVAEDLAAAFNEENPDAQLEFNFAGSSALVRQISEGAPSDLFISADIANMDDALALPEFSGATSQVIATNKLVLVTADGNPGEISELSDVSDSLVAICAPEVPCGTITHEALDYANIELSTSSEEANVADVATKISTGAVDAGFVYQTDAQSLAKTQDNTVIELEGIDANEYPMALTTSGEDNEVAKAFAEFLTSDRAKEILASYGFGTN; encoded by the coding sequence ATGAATCAAGGCATCCGCCGAGCGTTCTACAGTTTTGCGACTATTTCAGCGGGAATTTCACTTGCCGCATGTTCTTCCTCAGACACCGCAAGCAATTCCACCAGCTCCACTGCAGAAGCACCCGGATCAACCTCGTCATCTGATGCTACCGGTGTCTCCGGAACCGCGAGCGTTTTCGCTGCAGCATCGCTGACCAACGTCGCAGAAGATCTGGCCGCCGCATTCAACGAAGAAAACCCTGATGCACAGCTTGAGTTCAACTTCGCTGGATCTTCCGCTTTGGTCCGCCAGATCAGCGAGGGTGCGCCTTCCGATTTGTTCATCTCCGCCGATATCGCCAACATGGACGATGCCCTGGCACTTCCAGAATTCTCCGGCGCAACCTCCCAAGTGATCGCAACGAACAAGCTCGTCCTTGTCACCGCCGACGGCAACCCTGGTGAAATCTCAGAACTGTCTGATGTTTCCGACTCCCTCGTTGCCATTTGTGCCCCTGAAGTTCCCTGCGGAACCATCACCCACGAAGCACTCGACTACGCAAACATTGAACTGTCCACCAGCTCTGAAGAAGCCAACGTCGCCGATGTGGCAACCAAGATTTCCACCGGCGCTGTCGATGCAGGATTTGTCTACCAAACCGATGCACAGTCCCTAGCCAAGACTCAGGACAACACCGTCATTGAACTCGAAGGCATCGACGCCAACGAATACCCCATGGCACTGACGACCTCTGGTGAAGACAACGAAGTTGCCAAGGCATTCGCAGAGTTCCTCACCAGCGACCGCGCCAAGGAGATCCTTGCCAGCTATGGCTTTGGCACAAACTAA
- a CDS encoding MoaD/ThiS family protein → MDIHYFAAARAARGVAQETVASSDKTLHDLLKDLGEKHTETTAAGMTLAQVFDRCTFLIDGRSADSSASLSGASRVDVLPPFAGG, encoded by the coding sequence ATGGACATTCATTATTTTGCGGCAGCGAGGGCGGCTCGTGGAGTTGCACAGGAAACTGTGGCATCAAGTGACAAAACTCTCCATGACCTGCTGAAAGATCTCGGAGAAAAGCACACTGAAACCACTGCTGCGGGCATGACGCTGGCGCAGGTGTTTGATCGTTGCACTTTTCTCATCGACGGCCGCTCCGCAGATTCTTCTGCGTCCTTGAGTGGTGCGTCACGCGTTGATGTGCTTCCTCCTTTCGCGGGTGGTTAA
- a CDS encoding ABC transporter ATP-binding protein: protein MADLHIDHVSRFFGDAAALNDVCLTVPSGSITAIIGPSGSGKTTLLRLLAGLDSPDEGTVRIGNKVARLGDTALCFQDSPLYPHLNVWDNVAFPLKLKATNTADDVLKKRVGEVLEMLEIDHLAQRKITELSGGQKQRVGIARALVRDVEVYLFDEPMAHLDQALARDIVIDLRKIQQSLGLTFVYVTHSKAEAFALADQIVVLVDGQVAQVGEAEELVEKPKTLTIAEFLSPTELNVRQRGDAVEAWRPEDTQLTRGGSAIVESVTYLGREWLVRTTEGQAVSEEKFEVGEAVTLTQKKVFSF, encoded by the coding sequence ATGGCGGATTTGCACATCGATCACGTATCACGGTTTTTTGGGGATGCTGCTGCGCTAAACGATGTCTGCCTCACCGTCCCATCGGGCTCCATCACCGCCATCATTGGCCCCTCAGGAAGTGGAAAAACCACCCTGTTGCGGCTGCTTGCTGGGCTGGATTCACCTGATGAAGGCACCGTGAGAATTGGAAATAAGGTCGCAAGGCTTGGTGATACTGCCCTGTGCTTCCAAGATTCACCGTTGTATCCGCACTTGAATGTGTGGGATAACGTGGCATTTCCACTAAAACTTAAAGCCACCAACACCGCAGATGATGTGCTAAAAAAGCGGGTCGGTGAAGTACTGGAAATGCTAGAAATTGATCACCTAGCCCAGCGGAAAATCACCGAGCTTTCCGGTGGGCAAAAACAACGCGTCGGCATTGCTCGTGCGTTGGTTCGTGATGTGGAGGTCTACCTTTTCGATGAACCCATGGCCCACCTTGATCAAGCTTTAGCCCGCGATATCGTGATTGACCTGCGTAAAATCCAACAATCATTGGGCCTGACCTTTGTGTATGTCACCCACAGCAAAGCAGAGGCATTTGCGCTTGCTGATCAAATTGTTGTGCTGGTCGATGGCCAAGTGGCGCAGGTTGGTGAGGCGGAGGAGCTCGTCGAAAAGCCAAAAACCTTAACTATCGCCGAGTTTTTATCCCCCACTGAGCTCAATGTGCGCCAGCGTGGGGACGCCGTGGAGGCGTGGCGGCCTGAAGACACCCAGCTCACCCGAGGTGGCAGCGCCATTGTGGAATCCGTGACGTATTTGGGCCGCGAATGGTTGGTGCGCACCACTGAAGGCCAGGCAGTGTCCGAGGAAAAATTCGAGGTCGGCGAAGCTGTGACGTTAACGCAAAAGAAGGTGTTTAGTTTCTAA
- a CDS encoding phage holin family protein: MLGSLWRFAVRTAAGAVALWVVISLIDGISLSFPATPLYQDGQHDQLLTFLAVAAIIVVLNATVKPVLKLLGLPLTIITLGLFSLVINAVIMLLAEYVSNIMGFGLHIETFGAAFIGAIVLALVNWILGPITGLLGANKD, from the coding sequence ATGCTGGGTAGTTTATGGCGTTTTGCGGTGCGCACCGCAGCAGGCGCGGTGGCGTTGTGGGTGGTTATTTCGCTTATCGACGGCATCTCCCTGAGTTTCCCCGCCACGCCGCTCTACCAGGACGGTCAGCACGATCAATTGCTGACATTCCTGGCGGTCGCAGCGATCATTGTGGTGCTAAATGCCACGGTGAAACCCGTGTTGAAGCTGCTTGGGTTGCCGCTGACGATTATTACGTTGGGGTTATTCTCACTCGTGATCAATGCTGTCATCATGCTGTTGGCGGAATACGTTTCCAATATCATGGGATTTGGTTTGCACATTGAAACCTTCGGTGCAGCTTTTATCGGCGCAATTGTGTTGGCGCTGGTCAACTGGATTCTTGGCCCCATCACCGGGCTGTTAGGCGCGAATAAGGATTAG
- the hisC gene encoding histidinol-phosphate transaminase has protein sequence MIRADLATIPSYVPGRRLEDATKLSSNEVSFSPLPAAIDAVTKAAQGANRYPDMGAVELREALAEHLEVEFDQVTVGCGSSALCQQLVQATCAQGDEVIFPWRSFEAYPIFAQVAGAKPVAIPLTADQNHDLDAMAAAITDKTRLIFICNPNNPSGTTITQAQFDEFMAKVPGDVVVGLDEAYFEFNRAEDTPVATEEIHRHNNVIGLRTFSKAYGLAGLRVGYAFGNAEIIAAMNKVAIPFAVSSTAQAAALASLNSADELMERVEETVEKRKAVAQALGAAPTQANFVWLPGVDAADLAGKFAEHGVVIRAFPEGARISVTNAQETEALLQAWEAINAG, from the coding sequence ATGATTAGAGCAGATTTAGCCACCATCCCTTCTTATGTCCCAGGTCGTCGTCTTGAAGATGCCACGAAGTTATCTAGTAATGAGGTCAGTTTTTCACCCCTACCTGCAGCGATTGATGCGGTGACAAAGGCTGCGCAGGGGGCTAATCGTTATCCAGATATGGGTGCGGTTGAGCTTCGTGAGGCCCTGGCGGAGCATTTAGAGGTGGAGTTTGACCAGGTAACAGTGGGTTGCGGCTCGTCTGCTCTGTGCCAGCAGTTAGTCCAAGCAACGTGCGCTCAGGGCGATGAGGTTATTTTCCCGTGGCGTAGCTTTGAGGCGTATCCCATTTTCGCTCAGGTCGCAGGAGCAAAGCCCGTTGCCATTCCATTGACCGCGGATCAGAATCATGATCTTGATGCCATGGCTGCCGCGATTACGGATAAAACGCGTCTGATTTTCATTTGCAATCCCAATAACCCGTCGGGCACCACGATTACGCAGGCGCAGTTCGATGAGTTCATGGCCAAGGTGCCAGGAGATGTCGTGGTTGGTTTGGATGAGGCGTATTTCGAGTTCAATCGCGCTGAAGACACCCCGGTTGCCACGGAGGAAATCCACCGCCACAACAATGTGATTGGCCTGCGTACATTCTCTAAGGCTTATGGTTTAGCGGGGCTACGCGTGGGTTATGCCTTCGGCAACGCTGAGATAATTGCGGCGATGAACAAGGTGGCTATTCCATTTGCGGTGAGCTCGACGGCACAGGCAGCAGCGCTTGCGAGTTTGAATTCAGCCGATGAGTTGATGGAAAGGGTGGAGGAAACCGTCGAAAAGCGAAAGGCCGTGGCGCAGGCACTTGGGGCTGCGCCTACGCAGGCCAATTTCGTCTGGCTGCCGGGCGTGGATGCTGCGGATTTGGCCGGCAAATTTGCCGAGCACGGCGTGGTTATCCGCGCTTTTCCGGAGGGCGCGCGGATTTCGGTGACCAATGCGCAGGAAACTGAAGCATTGCTGCAGGCCTGGGAGGCCATCAATGCTGGGTAG
- a CDS encoding flavin monoamine oxidase family protein: protein MSDYDVIIIGAGLAGVTAARELSHAGRSVLVLEANDRLGGRVYTADRLGVHLELGGNWIHWLQPHVWAEVTRYGLGVDRGPKSEETYWIQNGKVVKNDLEGFLKFIDPGQRKLTEHAARLMPRPDLIETSKAFQEADKLTLQEVFDSLDLSDEERDANECAWVGHCNGPLDEVGYSAALRWTAATAGEWTTMHTATSVLRIKDGNNTLVDAIAADGAAEYRLGTPVVSVRHSDDNGEVTTADGTVITARRIISTLPLNILHELDIQPALNLIKRAASEEGTASKGLKLWIRVKGPIKPFFAYSTQHHPLSVIRTEFVGEEDAVLVAFGADIDRFDFEDIEQVSEALKVWRDDLEVLEIAAHPWGRDPYARETWLIQRAGAYTRSQEELRRSEGALHFASGDIANLWAGFFDGAIESGLETARNVNKELG from the coding sequence ATGTCTGATTACGATGTCATCATTATTGGCGCTGGTCTCGCTGGAGTTACAGCAGCACGCGAGTTGAGCCACGCTGGGCGCAGTGTTTTAGTCCTCGAAGCCAACGATCGTCTCGGTGGGCGTGTGTACACCGCAGACCGGCTGGGTGTGCACCTTGAGCTGGGAGGCAACTGGATCCATTGGCTCCAACCTCACGTATGGGCAGAAGTAACTCGCTATGGCTTAGGTGTGGATCGTGGTCCAAAATCTGAAGAAACCTACTGGATTCAAAATGGAAAAGTTGTAAAGAATGATCTTGAAGGCTTTCTCAAATTCATTGATCCGGGCCAACGTAAACTCACCGAGCATGCAGCGCGTCTCATGCCTCGCCCCGATCTCATCGAAACCAGTAAGGCTTTCCAAGAAGCCGACAAACTCACCCTGCAAGAGGTCTTTGATTCTTTAGATCTCAGCGATGAAGAGCGTGATGCCAACGAATGCGCATGGGTCGGGCACTGCAATGGCCCGCTTGATGAGGTCGGCTACTCAGCAGCCTTGCGCTGGACCGCAGCCACCGCAGGCGAATGGACCACCATGCACACCGCAACCTCGGTCCTTCGCATTAAAGACGGCAATAATACGCTTGTCGACGCGATAGCCGCCGATGGGGCCGCCGAATACAGGCTAGGAACCCCAGTCGTGTCAGTGAGACACTCAGATGACAACGGCGAGGTTACTACTGCTGATGGAACGGTGATTACAGCGCGAAGAATCATCAGCACCTTGCCACTCAATATCCTGCATGAACTTGATATCCAACCTGCCCTTAACCTCATCAAACGCGCTGCGAGTGAAGAAGGCACGGCCTCCAAGGGACTTAAACTGTGGATCCGAGTCAAAGGACCGATCAAGCCATTTTTTGCTTACTCCACTCAGCACCACCCCCTGTCTGTCATTCGTACCGAGTTTGTCGGCGAGGAAGACGCAGTGCTGGTCGCATTCGGTGCTGATATCGACCGTTTCGATTTCGAAGACATCGAGCAGGTTTCTGAAGCATTAAAAGTATGGCGTGATGATCTAGAGGTTCTTGAAATCGCAGCACACCCTTGGGGTCGTGATCCTTATGCACGTGAAACATGGCTCATTCAGCGGGCGGGTGCCTACACACGCAGCCAGGAAGAACTGCGTCGTTCAGAAGGAGCACTTCACTTCGCTAGTGGAGACATCGCAAATCTGTGGGCTGGATTCTTCGATGGCGCAATTGAAAGTGGCTTGGAAACTGCACGAAATGTAAATAAGGAACTTGGTTAA